In the genome of Pseudarthrobacter sp. IC2-21, one region contains:
- a CDS encoding sigma-70 family RNA polymerase sigma factor — protein METPNAPNFESPAAVTDSPADLSQRLGGLLARVAGGDQAAFAEFYQLTSRRVFGMARRVLIDPELSEDTTQEVFLQVWQNAGKFNPEAGSPLSWLMTISHRRAVDKVRSSQSATDREAKYGASSQEVDHDSVSAEVDSKLEAEAVVRCLETLTDTQQESVRLAYYGGLTYREVAERLNAAVPTIKSRIRDGLIRLKTCLGVS, from the coding sequence ATGGAAACTCCCAACGCGCCAAACTTCGAGTCCCCCGCGGCAGTGACAGACTCTCCGGCGGACCTAAGCCAGCGCCTGGGCGGCCTGCTCGCCCGGGTGGCCGGCGGGGACCAGGCAGCCTTTGCCGAGTTTTATCAGCTGACCTCGCGCCGGGTTTTTGGAATGGCCCGCCGGGTCCTCATCGATCCTGAGCTCAGCGAGGACACCACCCAGGAGGTCTTCCTCCAGGTGTGGCAAAATGCCGGAAAATTCAACCCGGAGGCGGGCAGCCCGTTGTCCTGGCTGATGACCATTTCCCATCGCCGGGCAGTGGACAAGGTGCGTTCCTCTCAGTCCGCCACCGACCGCGAAGCAAAATACGGCGCCAGCAGCCAGGAGGTTGACCACGACTCCGTATCGGCCGAAGTGGACAGCAAACTGGAGGCAGAGGCCGTAGTCCGGTGTCTGGAGACCCTGACCGACACCCAACAGGAATCGGTGCGGCTCGCCTACTATGGCGGCCTCACCTACCGGGAAGTCGCGGAGAGGCTCAATGCCGCAGTTCCCACCATCAAGTCCCGCATCCGCGACGGACTGATCCGCTTGAAGACATGTCTGGGGGTGAGTTGA
- a CDS encoding cysteine desulfurase family protein encodes MPVYLDHAATTPLSAEALAALTRELSLTGNPSSLHSSGRRARRSVEDAREAIATAAGAHPSEVIFTSGGTESDNLAVKGLFWSRSGEDPSRRRILCSAVEHHAVLDTVEWLERHEGAHVTWLPVDSEGVVDLEVLAAELSRDPGSIALVTVMWANNEVGTIQPVRRIVELAHAAGVPVHSDAVQAFGSVPLNFKASGLDAMSVSGHKIGGPVGVGALLLGRAVKLTPVQHGGGQERDVRSGTLDTASIAAFAAAAEAATGHLEAETARISALRDRLIDGVLQRVPEAVLRGAPGAGRLPGNAHFTFPGCEGDSLLFLLDLAGVESSTGSACTAGVPRPSHVLLAMGLDEETARGAQRFTLGHASTEADVDALLAALPAAYERARQAGMAGHESSIQTAGTVARQAGSGRS; translated from the coding sequence GTGCCCGTCTACCTTGATCATGCAGCCACCACACCACTTTCTGCGGAGGCGCTGGCAGCCCTGACCCGGGAACTTTCCCTCACCGGCAACCCGTCGTCCCTGCACAGTTCAGGGCGCCGTGCCCGGCGGTCCGTAGAGGACGCAAGGGAAGCCATCGCGACGGCGGCAGGCGCCCATCCCTCCGAGGTCATCTTTACGTCCGGCGGCACTGAGTCGGACAACCTGGCGGTGAAGGGCCTGTTCTGGTCCAGGTCCGGCGAGGACCCGTCCCGGCGCCGCATCCTGTGCTCCGCCGTCGAGCACCATGCGGTGCTGGACACGGTGGAATGGCTGGAACGCCACGAAGGCGCCCACGTTACCTGGCTGCCCGTGGACAGCGAAGGCGTGGTGGACCTTGAGGTGCTGGCAGCTGAGCTGTCGCGGGATCCCGGCTCCATCGCCCTCGTAACGGTGATGTGGGCCAACAACGAGGTGGGGACCATCCAGCCCGTGCGTCGCATCGTGGAACTGGCGCACGCAGCCGGCGTGCCGGTTCACTCCGACGCGGTTCAGGCCTTCGGATCGGTGCCACTGAACTTCAAGGCGTCAGGGCTGGACGCCATGTCTGTTTCCGGCCACAAGATCGGCGGTCCGGTGGGTGTGGGCGCCCTGCTGCTGGGGCGGGCGGTCAAGCTGACTCCGGTGCAGCACGGCGGCGGCCAGGAGCGCGACGTGCGCTCCGGCACCCTGGACACGGCGTCAATTGCCGCGTTCGCTGCGGCGGCCGAAGCTGCCACCGGCCATCTGGAAGCGGAGACTGCGCGGATCTCGGCCCTTCGTGACCGGCTGATCGACGGCGTGCTGCAGCGTGTGCCCGAGGCCGTGCTGCGCGGGGCGCCGGGAGCGGGGCGGCTGCCAGGGAACGCCCACTTCACCTTCCCCGGGTGCGAAGGGGATTCGCTGCTGTTCCTGCTGGACCTTGCCGGTGTGGAATCGTCCACCGGTTCCGCGTGTACCGCCGGCGTGCCGCGGCCGTCCCATGTCCTGCTGGCCATGGGTCTGGATGAGGAAACCGCCCGCGGCGCCCAGCGTTTTACGCTGGGTCATGCCTCGACGGAGGCCGATGTTGATGCCCTGCTGGCGGCCCTTCCCGCGGCCTACGAGCGCGCGCGGCAGGCGGGAATGGCCGGCCACGAATCCTCCATCCAGACTGCGGGCACCGTGGCGCGTCAGGCTGGTTCCGGCAGGAGCTGA
- a CDS encoding J domain-containing protein, with translation MTESSSSHYEVLRVAVTATDKEIKVAYRRAARMAHPDHGGDAATFRQVTAAYETLMDPTRRKAYDRSYAAGTAAAGAPEAHFDAPAAGSHASATVHRPNTPRNTAGDPAVYLPPYDSAAFQAAGTVPLIPFSQASQQVHGMPRKRGIFGAEARIQREMRTVQLITRQVLPAIPAARLVNGLQSPADNSHIDHALLSGYRLALIGSMLLPKGAYAWDGQALRHGGRAIAPPQLAHVVRAMQDIFPELNVTGWTVIHSPDGNLHEPVIDRHRRSAGAGETVQVVNAAGLVRGLKHFLSAGPAPNTVNVPILARLLRGMHTG, from the coding sequence TTGACCGAGAGCAGCAGCTCCCACTACGAGGTGCTCCGCGTCGCGGTGACAGCCACCGACAAGGAAATCAAGGTGGCCTACCGCCGTGCCGCCCGGATGGCCCATCCGGACCACGGCGGGGACGCTGCCACGTTCCGCCAAGTGACTGCAGCCTACGAAACCCTGATGGATCCCACACGGCGGAAGGCCTACGACCGCTCCTATGCCGCCGGCACCGCGGCCGCAGGGGCGCCCGAAGCGCACTTCGATGCACCCGCCGCGGGCAGCCACGCCTCGGCCACCGTGCACCGACCCAACACGCCCCGCAACACCGCCGGCGATCCGGCCGTGTACCTGCCGCCATACGATTCCGCCGCGTTCCAAGCAGCCGGGACAGTTCCCCTCATCCCCTTCAGCCAGGCCAGCCAGCAGGTGCACGGGATGCCACGGAAACGCGGCATCTTTGGTGCGGAAGCCAGAATCCAGCGTGAAATGAGGACGGTCCAGCTCATCACCCGCCAGGTGCTGCCGGCGATTCCTGCAGCCCGGCTCGTGAACGGACTTCAGTCCCCCGCGGACAACAGCCATATTGACCACGCACTGCTGTCCGGTTACCGGCTGGCGCTGATCGGCTCCATGCTTTTGCCCAAGGGCGCATACGCGTGGGACGGGCAGGCCCTCAGGCACGGCGGCCGTGCCATTGCCCCGCCGCAGCTGGCCCACGTGGTCCGGGCCATGCAGGATATTTTTCCCGAGCTCAATGTCACCGGGTGGACCGTGATCCACAGCCCCGACGGCAATCTCCACGAGCCCGTCATCGACCGCCACCGGCGCAGCGCCGGCGCCGGCGAAACGGTCCAGGTAGTCAACGCTGCAGGACTGGTCCGGGGCCTCAAACATTTCCTTTCCGCCGGACCGGCGCCAAACACGGTCAACGTCCCCATCCTGGCCAGGCTGCTGCGCGGCATGCACACTGGCTAG
- a CDS encoding tRNA (cytidine(34)-2'-O)-methyltransferase: MFRILFHSPEIPGNTGNAIRLAAITGAELHLVEPLGFDFSDAKLRRAGLDYHDLAVVTVHKSIEDAWRELQPERVYAFTSDGTASYADITYLPGDVLMFGQESVGLPEHIKRDPHVTATVRLPMLPSLRSLNLANAASIAVYEAWRQQGFAGAQI; the protein is encoded by the coding sequence GTGTTCCGAATCCTCTTCCACTCCCCCGAAATTCCAGGCAATACCGGCAATGCCATCAGGCTGGCTGCGATCACCGGAGCCGAACTCCACCTGGTGGAACCCCTTGGCTTCGATTTCTCTGACGCGAAGCTCAGGCGCGCCGGCCTCGATTACCACGACCTCGCCGTCGTGACGGTCCACAAGAGCATCGAGGATGCCTGGCGGGAACTGCAGCCCGAACGCGTCTACGCCTTCACCTCCGACGGCACAGCCAGCTACGCGGACATTACCTACCTGCCCGGCGACGTGCTGATGTTCGGCCAGGAATCCGTGGGCCTGCCCGAACACATCAAACGCGACCCGCACGTCACTGCCACCGTCCGGCTTCCCATGCTGCCCTCGCTCCGTTCGCTGAACCTCGCCAATGCCGCCTCCATCGCCGTGTACGAAGCCTGGCGCCAACAAGGGTTTGCCGGCGCCCAAATCTGA
- a CDS encoding helix-turn-helix transcriptional regulator: MRRPPWTRRVTAIASLGDEKRRQLFQLVASSDAAVGRDDAADALGLPRSTASFHLDKLVQDGLLAVEFHKSAGRTGPGSGRPAKMYRPAANEVNASVPDRNYDLAGELLAVAIEHSTSTGEAVGDSLRMTSYRKGRELAAGARSLTEFMAGEGYDPRPDGEGGLVLANCPFHRLSDGHPGVVCAMNGSFLRGAAAACGEPEDCVTPNSVQGQCCARIAGRVTPS; encoded by the coding sequence GTGCGCAGACCTCCATGGACCCGCCGGGTGACGGCGATCGCCTCGCTCGGCGACGAAAAACGCCGCCAGCTCTTCCAACTGGTGGCCTCCTCGGACGCGGCTGTTGGGCGCGACGACGCCGCGGACGCCCTGGGCTTGCCGCGAAGCACAGCGTCCTTCCATCTCGACAAGCTGGTCCAGGATGGCCTGCTGGCCGTGGAGTTCCACAAATCCGCCGGCAGGACCGGCCCGGGCTCCGGGCGTCCCGCCAAGATGTACCGGCCGGCAGCGAACGAAGTAAATGCCTCGGTACCCGACCGGAACTACGATTTGGCCGGGGAACTCCTCGCCGTAGCCATTGAGCACTCCACGTCAACGGGCGAGGCGGTGGGCGACTCACTGCGTATGACGTCGTACCGCAAGGGCCGGGAGCTGGCGGCCGGGGCGAGGAGCCTGACGGAGTTCATGGCCGGGGAGGGCTATGACCCGCGGCCCGACGGGGAAGGGGGCCTGGTGCTGGCCAACTGCCCGTTTCACCGGCTTTCAGACGGGCATCCGGGCGTGGTCTGCGCAATGAACGGTTCCTTCCTACGAGGCGCCGCCGCGGCGTGCGGCGAGCCTGAGGACTGCGTCACGCCGAACAGTGTCCAGGGGCAGTGTTGCGCCAGGATCGCTGGACGGGTCACACCGTCCTGA
- a CDS encoding NAD(P)/FAD-dependent oxidoreductase, translating to MAVQDIVIAGGGLAGATAAKTLRAEGFTGRVTVVGAEHHHPYLRPPLSKEYLLGKAAEDAVPVVPEGWYAENDVGLLLGVRVTALRPKERTVELADGSTLAYGSLLLATGATPRHLPLPGSDLAGVSTFRTLDDSRRLRSRLADGGKKVVMVGSGWIGMELAAAAAAYGNSVTLLGLEDIPLAGAIGPELGLFFRGLHEANGVSFRLPASAKEITGKDGAASGLITDTGELLPADIVIIAVGVVPDTALAGAAGLALDNGILTDSSLRTSEPGIYAAGDVANALHPFTGRHHRSEHWSNALNGGKVAAKAMLGQDAMLSTIPYFYTDQFDVSMEYSGFPTLAAGTEPVIRGSLEAKEFIAFWQRDSRVVAGMSVNWPRKTQPGAQKTIKALISARTPVPAERLADHSAGLDQLLPEPA from the coding sequence ATGGCTGTTCAGGACATCGTCATTGCGGGCGGCGGCCTGGCTGGAGCCACCGCCGCCAAAACCCTCCGGGCCGAAGGCTTCACCGGACGGGTGACCGTCGTGGGCGCCGAACACCACCACCCCTATCTCCGGCCGCCGCTGTCCAAGGAATACCTGCTGGGCAAGGCCGCGGAGGACGCCGTCCCGGTGGTGCCGGAGGGCTGGTACGCAGAGAACGACGTCGGCCTCCTCCTCGGCGTCCGGGTCACCGCACTGCGGCCCAAGGAGCGGACAGTGGAGCTGGCGGACGGCTCGACCCTGGCGTACGGCTCCCTTCTCCTGGCCACCGGGGCAACGCCCCGGCACTTGCCGCTGCCCGGCAGTGACCTGGCCGGCGTGTCCACGTTCCGCACCCTGGATGACAGCAGGCGACTGCGCAGCCGCCTCGCTGACGGCGGCAAAAAGGTGGTGATGGTGGGTTCAGGCTGGATCGGGATGGAACTGGCGGCCGCGGCGGCCGCCTACGGCAACAGTGTCACCTTGCTGGGGCTGGAGGATATTCCGCTTGCGGGTGCCATCGGTCCGGAGCTGGGACTGTTCTTCCGGGGTTTGCACGAAGCCAACGGCGTCAGCTTCCGGCTACCCGCCTCGGCAAAGGAGATTACCGGAAAGGATGGTGCTGCCAGCGGCCTCATCACGGACACCGGGGAACTGCTCCCTGCGGACATCGTGATCATCGCCGTGGGGGTGGTGCCGGACACTGCGCTCGCCGGGGCCGCGGGCCTGGCCCTGGACAACGGCATCCTCACTGACTCCTCACTGCGAACCAGTGAACCAGGCATCTACGCCGCCGGCGACGTCGCCAACGCGTTGCATCCCTTTACCGGCCGGCATCATCGCAGCGAGCACTGGTCGAATGCCCTGAACGGGGGGAAAGTGGCAGCCAAGGCGATGCTGGGCCAGGACGCCATGCTCAGCACCATCCCGTATTTCTACACGGACCAGTTCGACGTCAGCATGGAGTATTCGGGCTTCCCCACCCTTGCCGCCGGCACCGAACCCGTGATCCGCGGGTCCCTGGAGGCCAAGGAGTTCATCGCTTTCTGGCAGCGGGATTCCCGGGTCGTTGCGGGCATGAGCGTCAACTGGCCGCGGAAGACACAGCCGGGGGCCCAGAAGACCATCAAAGCCCTCATTTCGGCCCGGACGCCCGTTCCGGCGGAGCGCCTGGCGGACCACTCCGCCGGGCTCGATCAGCTCCTGCCGGAACCAGCCTGA
- a CDS encoding DoxX family membrane protein gives MKTTTDTSTTGRLSTMAPERQAFVLLRTVFTVAPIVFGLDKFTNILTDWTTYLAPVATSVVPVTPQTFMYMVGVVEIIAGIMVAVRPRFGSLLVAVWLLGIIVNLLVLGEYYDVALRDFGLLVGALALNRLAPVGSWHRRR, from the coding sequence ATGAAAACCACTACAGACACCAGCACCACCGGGCGCCTTTCCACCATGGCGCCGGAGCGTCAGGCATTCGTCCTCCTCCGGACTGTGTTCACCGTCGCTCCCATCGTGTTCGGGCTGGACAAGTTCACGAACATCCTCACCGACTGGACCACCTATCTGGCACCCGTTGCCACCTCAGTTGTCCCCGTCACCCCGCAGACCTTCATGTACATGGTCGGGGTGGTGGAGATCATTGCCGGCATCATGGTTGCCGTCCGCCCCCGCTTCGGTTCGCTGCTGGTGGCCGTCTGGTTGCTGGGAATCATCGTCAACCTCCTCGTCCTGGGTGAGTACTACGATGTAGCCCTGCGGGACTTCGGCCTGTTGGTCGGCGCACTTGCCCTGAACCGGCTCGCACCCGTCGGGTCCTGGCACCGCCGGCGTTAG
- a CDS encoding anti-sigma factor translates to MTDTNSQGGARRPGSFGLEIAADLDSGRAVDLAELYALDAVTDDERSAIDRYIAAAPADERNSFLERVRQARETLAVSFTAEAEPPADLFDRIVAQLPSLAQLPVDRPAAPVGAALPPAGNPHEEAVDELSAARLKRESRRRPGNPRRWLAAAAAAAVIALGGVAVGSYVADQNDPLNQVARAQDVREASVPVAAGGTATVLISPSKDALIVKMKDVPAPPAGKVYQMWLIPKDGSAPVSQGLMDKEALSRPAVVKGIASAASLGITVEPAGGSATPTSPTVAAAPLGA, encoded by the coding sequence ATGACAGATACGAACAGTCAGGGCGGCGCCCGCCGTCCCGGGTCCTTCGGCCTGGAAATTGCGGCCGACCTCGATTCCGGCCGGGCCGTGGATCTGGCCGAGCTCTACGCTCTGGACGCTGTCACCGATGACGAACGCTCAGCCATCGACCGCTACATCGCTGCCGCCCCTGCGGACGAGCGCAATTCCTTCCTGGAGCGTGTCCGCCAGGCACGGGAAACGCTAGCCGTGTCCTTTACCGCGGAGGCAGAACCTCCGGCGGACCTGTTCGACCGGATCGTGGCCCAACTGCCCTCACTCGCCCAACTGCCTGTTGACAGGCCTGCCGCGCCCGTCGGTGCAGCACTGCCGCCAGCCGGAAACCCGCACGAGGAAGCCGTGGATGAGCTTTCCGCGGCCCGGTTGAAGCGGGAATCACGACGCCGGCCCGGCAACCCCCGCCGCTGGCTCGCCGCTGCGGCAGCCGCCGCCGTCATCGCCCTCGGTGGCGTCGCGGTGGGAAGCTATGTCGCAGATCAGAACGATCCCCTGAACCAGGTGGCCCGGGCCCAGGACGTCCGCGAGGCGTCCGTCCCCGTCGCTGCAGGCGGCACGGCAACGGTCCTGATCTCACCGTCCAAGGACGCCCTGATCGTGAAGATGAAGGATGTCCCGGCACCCCCGGCGGGCAAGGTTTACCAGATGTGGCTGATCCCCAAGGACGGCTCCGCACCGGTGTCACAGGGTCTGATGGATAAAGAAGCGCTGTCCAGGCCGGCCGTGGTCAAGGGCATAGCGTCCGCGGCCTCCCTCGGCATCACTGTGGAGCCGGCAGGTGGCTCGGCAACCCCCACGTCGCCCACCGTGGCGGCCGCGCCCCTCGGGGCCTGA